The Bactrocera dorsalis isolate Fly_Bdor chromosome 3, ASM2337382v1, whole genome shotgun sequence genomic interval TTATCAAAGTAAGATGAGAGATATAAAAGAGGATACTATCTCAATCTCTACCGATGGCTTCAAAATAGGCGGCGGGAAAGGAGTGGGGTGCACTCACAAGGATATTGAcatccctctctctctctctctattcGTTTACTAAACCTGACACATACCAAGCTGAAGTACTAAGTACAGAGAAGACCTGTGGAGAACTATTGAAAAAGCATAATACAGAAAATAACTATAGACATGGTTAGGCAAACGGCTTAGTCGTCACAAAAGATTAAAAACTGAATAAAGCTTTCAGCTCACTGGCCAGTCAACTCCATttgatattgaaaattttgcgaaaatctcacgaagaatcaatgcagtattccacggtgcattatcgtgatgCAAAAATCAAGAGTTGTTGGCCCATAATTCCAGCCTCTTTATACGAatagcaaataatatttcttgttgaaaatttggccTGTCGGAAGGAATTCAGTACACCATtcttcgataatcgaagaaaactgtcaatacAACCTTGATTCTTGACCTGCTTCGGCTCACTTTTAACAGGACATTCGGTCGATTGATCATCCGTTTCTGGGTCGCAAACATACTTGTAGATCGTTagaataatacgtttcatggcaTTCTGGTAAGCGGAAACAATTGTTTCACAGATACTCGTAGTTACCTCATCGctgcttttcgaaaaaaatttagtggttTTATCAACAAatagtgctttcacttttcttatttatttttttatttttctaaatgtatttcactgatccttccgatattccaacgatgccagtaaaaaAACTGACTAGTCAtagtcgattctcaagcaccaatttcctTACTTTATTGTTGTGTTGATCATCGGTTGACGTTGATGGCCGTCATGGACTTGGTTCATCGTCAACGGGTTCTCGACGCTTTTCGAATAATTGCTCCCAATCAAACTTTCTTGCGACAAACAGTTATCACCAAAGGCTTTTTCCAACAATCTAAACATTTTGCACCGAAATTTTGATTCCggacacaaaatttaatgaaagttctttgttgaataatttcactcattgtaaaaatcgccgaatgctctttatgtacatacttcagAATGACAAACGTATACGAAACACCAATAattatgacaaaaatatttcggcaaatgggttttcgcgcgtaatttaaatttaaaaatcttactattttttgcccacagtagtttagcaatttgagtatttttatgtactaaataaaaactgaaactttttatagtaaataaattttgtaaatatattgtaCTCACCTgtaattacaattataattatttccaATCCAAATAGCAAGCAGAaaccttaaattaaaatttttcacattacattactatatatatatttttttttttaattatcaacttgaaactaatttttgtttttaattttcagattattattattttttgttatcgtTGTATCAATTATgacttcatttttgtttttagttaacTAAGGctaatttaagtatattttcatttgatttgcACATCTGGTTTTTTAACAAACACACTAAATATTTCTCTTCGGTGAGTAGGCAAGCACTTAAAATTATCTTATTCGCTTAATTGATTCAATTTTACTTTCACTTGGCTTTTAAGCGATTTAAAATCTAGTTGgatcttattttatatattttttgcaataaaatctaaaattttatttctgtggCATGCgtttgaaaacataaattagGACAAATAGTATTTTTAGGTTTCAAATACAAGTCATATTTTAgattaaaaatcatattatcgttatatttaattattttttcaattacatattAAGAAATTCTGCACACTCATCAAGGTTTTTTTTAactagttttaaatttattttaattatattttattattaatttttttctttactatgtacacataataatattttggttTCCTTGAAACTTACTGTAATTGTCTTTAAAActcaatgaaattaattttttcaccatTCCACGAATATAAATTCTGCAGGTAACACTGAATTCACTTGTTACTACCGATACTTTTCACTCGGTTGAAAAACAACACTTATTCCTCCTtctttttgcattaaaaaatttttcacgtttcagcacattattattttttaattcatcaaaaataagtatttatttattttcactttttcaacaACAATTCACCAAgataaatttcactttatgaaattaattaattgaacaaATCACTGAAATTTGCTATTCTCACTTATCCGTTATTTGCGCTAATATTTCGCGGCTGTTCGGCAAAGACTGAATTGCGCCAACATGCAAAGCACAAAGCACCAACGACAACGGCAGCGGGCAGCGAACAACGAGTGGCGACTTGTTCGTTAGATGGGTGGTGTTTGGCGTTTGCTACCGGCTTTACTAACAACACTTTTGGAGCACATGCAAAGCTACATGCACTTAAACACCCACACAACCACAACTAGCAACATTTCtttgcaacatacatatgtgtgaggcAACTGAGACCGCAACATGTCTCCGCAATATTTGTTAGCAGCAATTTAAGGCAACATTACGAACTTTATTATTTAACAGGTAAAGAGTGTGCGTGACAAATTTGAAGGGAAATTAAGCTCAAAATAGCTCAGGCTGCACTTTTAAGTCAATTAATTAATCATATTAAGGCATGAATATTTAATGCCTAATCAacatcgaaaaaatattttaatcattttggtatatatgtatgaatatttaaatttatcgaaatcaataaaaatttaatatttttgtatttacaacTCCCACCTTAAATTTACGCCTTGTTTGCGTAAATTTCCTCCTCTTCCTTTTAAATACACTtgccagcaacatgttgcgcaaCATTTGGTTGTTAATTTTCCGATTGGGTTGTAGCAAAGTTCGCAGCTTCGTTGCCTGGACAACAACATGATATTCATGTGTGCGATTAGCGTCGTCTTCTGTGTGAGTTTGCTGAATGCTGGCGTCGCTTTTGTATATGCTCGTTTATGTCGGCAGCCGGCAATTTGGTTGTGTTTTGTTCGTTCGGCTCGCCGGTATCCAACTACAACACGCAATAACATGTCGCAACATGTTCGATGGGTGGTGGATGGGTTGGCTGGACACATAAAGTGTTGCCAAAGAAACAAAAGGGGAACAGATATGGCCGCATATAGGGAATTtctggaaataaaaatatatttgagttgagtaaataaataaataaataataaagagcAGAAATATGGTacagaacaaaataaaattgaataagaggaaaataatatagaataaaaaaaatacatatgtatgtatgcatataaaataaaattaagttaaattaaactaaattaaattaaatatagtaaaaaaaataaagtaaaaaaggaaaaagataaaaaataaaactgaataatTGCAATACGGAtattaaaatctattttattaCAGCTtacaatgaaaatgttttttttaagggGTACcacatgtttaaatttttattaatatatttaataaagtaCCACAAggttccaaattaaaaaaaaaattccggatatatttatgaaaaggGTTACCAGCTATTTGAAATTGTATGTAGTTCACACtgtattgagaaaaaaaatttaacatttcaatATTGGTATCAAGCGAAAGTGgccttagaaaaatattatttatgtatgtacataaatgcactTAGTATTTACACTAAGATTGCTAGTCAGGAGTAAATATATTGAGTTTTATATAGTATGTTGATAGGTTAGGTCAGGTTATACTGGTCCTTAGTAATGCCAGATGGAGGTTCAGTTCAATTTGAGATAAAGTATTAGATTAACAGAACGTCAACGCTTTTTGCGATTTCAGTTCCTTGAAGCTACGAAGCCCGTCGATATCTAAGACGAGTTTCAGATAAAGCTGGACAGAAGCAAAGAAGCTGTTCTAGCATCTACCGTGACCAGTCATTAGCTTGAACGTTCCCACTACGTAGACTCgactacgtaaccggaacggccCAGGATTTTTTATCTGATCAAGTACTGCCGACCCGACAAAATTCTGccgttacagcaacaacaacagttattAGGTCAACTACCATTCTTCAGTTCTTTCGAGATCGCGTGAGTAAAAAGCATGCATGAGGGGCTCTTGCACGTAATCTTGGGGATCTGTAAGatctttcgaaaatttcattgtATATTGTTTATACAATTGTACGTATATATTGATATTCTTCGTGTTGTTTCTTGACGCTTTCCTGATCGCAAAGACTTCCGCCTAAAAGATGCTGTAGTATTCCGGAAACTTGAAGGGTCACCTTCAGCTCCAGCTTTGAGCAATAGATTCCGGCTCCAATacgtaataaaatattattatttttcaaattcgaaCTCTACAAACATAACTAAAGTGACTCTTTTGTGATTTCAGTTAGAAGCAACGGAACAAAAAACTAATCTTAacaattctaaatttaaaaaaagtaagagttaaaaaaagttttgtgtGGCAACGTTTAAACTCTTAAATACAACTTAAACATAAAAAGCACAACAAAACCGGCTAAAAAAGCACGCAGATAGTTTTTAATATTCGGTTAATAAAAGCTTTATGAACAAGTTCGATGTTACTTAAAACTTCTTGCAATTTCACATATGCCTTGAAAGCTTTAAGGTACTGTATAAAAAAGCACTAAAATACAACTGCACTGCGCAGGTCAAAATAAGCTTTTCAACCCCACTTGCTTTTAGCTTTGCcacaaagcttttaaaaaaataagcttttattaaaacttcATATTCCAGCTTCAAGagcttttttaagtttttatttacaaacttttACTATTACACAACTTTGTAGCTTAAAGCGAATCCAACTTCCTGTCCAGCTTTGTAATTGCCATCACTGTTGAAAATCAGCACTAGTGGTCCTGGGTTGGTGCCTGAAATTGTCGCTTCAAATTATTAGCACGGAAATCaaatttattgccataaaaataatatacttgcTACTGTGTCACCCTGTATGCTGCTGCCACAGAAATATGTAGCGCGTATGTTGCTTTCCACAATAGTCGCTTGGGGTATCAGTAAATAATCTTCACTTAAGCCCTCGCTACGCAACTGCGGTCGGCAATAATTGTCCAATTCGTGAAATTTCTGCCGGCTGTATTCGGCGCCCAGTCTGAAGTAACGCATCTTAATTCTGTGAACACGAAGAGATTTACCGTTATTAGCATGTCGATTTGTAACATTGTTAATTAAAGTTTACTCGAGCGATTTGGAGGACTGTTGACGGCGGAAGCAAATAGCATAATTCATTTGCGCCGGATAAACACCCGAACCGCCATTATAATTGAACGAAGTGATAGTACCAACGGCTTCTGGAAAATATTGCAAGCAACCAGATGGCGCAAGTAGGAAATCGTCAGCGTCGCTGGTTCGTGGGTCTATGTCGCTCTCAAGGTGCTTATTATCATGTTCCTCCACTTCAAGAGAATCGATAGTACCATGTAACGCTGACCCTGATGGACACTCCAGTTGTCTTATGTCCATATTCCAGCTTGGCGCCAGCAGTTTTCCATCGGCTCCCGAACGCGGCGCAGTAACTATACTCAAGTTGATGCTCTTCACGTCGGCGGTGCGATTGAAAGGCACATAAATATGCTGTCCGACCTCAGTACCGCACAGTCTTAACCCGTTCACGGCGAAGTAGTCGTTCACGCATTGCACGTACCATAAACCGTTGTGCGCGTCGGGTACGCTTGGCTGCGCTAGTGTCAGCGAGAAATCGATGCGTAGCTGACAGACCTTGTTGTTGTAGGCGTTAATGCGATAGTTGCATTCTTGTGGGGGACTCTCCGGCTGCGCCAGTTGAATGTACTTTGCGGCGGTGCTGGCGCCGCAGTTGGGCTTGACAGCGTTGGTGGTGGCATAGACGACAGGTGTGCCACAAACAATAAGCGTCGCGGCTGAGA includes:
- the LOC105223362 gene encoding uncharacterized protein LOC105223362, with protein sequence MHTNAQLFFSAATLIVCGTPVVYATTNAVKPNCGASTAAKYIQLAQPESPPQECNYRINAYNNKVCQLRIDFSLTLAQPSVPDAHNGLWYVQCVNDYFAVNGLRLCGTEVGQHIYVPFNRTADVKSINLSIVTAPRSGADGKLLAPSWNMDIRQLECPSGSALHGTIDSLEVEEHDNKHLESDIDPRTSDADDFLLAPSGCLQYFPEAVGTITSFNYNGGSGVYPAQMNYAICFRRQQSSKSLEIKMRYFRLGAEYSRQKFHELDNYCRPQLRSEGLSEDYLLIPQATIVESNIRATYFCGSSIQGDTVASTNPGPLVLIFNSDGNYKAGQEVGFALSYKVV